A genomic window from Populus nigra chromosome 7, ddPopNigr1.1, whole genome shotgun sequence includes:
- the LOC133698765 gene encoding uncharacterized protein LOC133698765, whose translation MGNKPVKQEREAVSPLAPNRPEFLLKIMPPLDHAYVRWLARDLERIHGFTPRNCRAVTPPDHYVEYMRSHGWLDVNLDDPDLAHLFPSK comes from the coding sequence ATGGGAAACAAACCTGTTAAACAAGAAAGAGAAGCTGTGTCTCCATTGGCACCAAACAGGCCAGAGTTTCTCTTAAAAATCATGCCACCATTGGACCATGCTTATGTTCGGTGGCTTGCTCGTGATCTTGAGAGGATTCATGGCTTTACTCCAAGAAATTGCCGTGCAGTGACACCACCAGATCATTATGTTGAATACATGCGATCACATGGTTGGTTGGATGTGAACCTGGATGATCCTGATCTGGCTCATTTGTTTCCCAGTAAATAA
- the LOC133698536 gene encoding pentatricopeptide repeat-containing protein At5g62370: protein MIKRRPFCHALYFKPKKGPITPTCAVSLDPQPIPNDHTSLCQSLVHDLLRRGLLSSAQQVVQRFIASSPTVHDAISAVEFASASGMDLGPGISGELIRKLVDLGHPLSAHEFYHDLVVARGIEPDSNIVNSLVICLAKLGKLDDAVKLFDRHIGSGDCVVSNAACSTILKGFYEQDKFVEAFDYFVTISDANVKLGMWAYNVLIDGLCQQGYVGEAIEVLDIMCRITGLPPTLHMLKTLFYGLCKRGWSIEAEWIFEEMEAQGFFVDKVMYTSLMNAYGKDKKMKMALRVYFRMLKNGYDPDICTCNTLIYGFSKMGLFDKAWVLYNLMNDLGIQPNEVTYSIMIHNYCKKGKLDCAMSLLNSMALCNLTPCVHCYTPIMVTLYKLNRCLEVDEWCERMLESGIVPDHVLFFVLMKNKPKGLGFELQLCLLMLQAIAKNGCGLDCSSLTNSDKINSTLALEQEIELLLREIARSDLNLGNVAGGFYVSALCEGGKTESALDCLENMVNAGCVPLLFTFNSLIKRLFQDGLSEDVKSLIEIMQNWGISPNLETYLIMVNEYCRQEDLALAFGILEQMEEMGLKPNVAIYDCIIACLSQQRRISEAETLFCRMLENGVDPDEVAYMTMINAYARNGKGVKALHLFEMMIKNAIQPSSYSYTALVAG, encoded by the coding sequence ATGATAAAAAGGAGACCTTTTTGTCATGCTCTCTACTTCAAACCCAAAAAAGGACCAATCACTCCAACCTGTGCTGTCTCTTTAGACCCCCAACCAATCCCAAATGACCACACGTCCCTTTGCCAATCCTTAGTTCATGACCTTCTTCGCCGCGGTCTTTTGTCCTCTGCACAGCAAGTTGTTCAGAGATTCATTGCCAGCTCTCCAACAGTCCATGATGCAATCTCCGCCGTCGAGTTTGCCTCCGCGAGTGGCATGGACCTTGGCCCTGGAATTTCTGGTGAACTTATTAGGAAATTGGTTGACTTGGGCCATCCTTTATCTGCGCATGAGTTTTATCATGATCTTGTGGTTGCTAGAGGTATTGAGCCGGACTCGAATATTGTTAATTCTCTCGTTATTTGTTTGGCCAAGTTAGGGAAATTAGATGATGCCGTAAAGCTTTTTGATAGACATATTGGTAGTGGTGATTGTGTGGTTAGTAATGCTGCTTGTAGCACGATTCTTAAAGGGTTTTACGAGCAAGATAAGTTTGTGGAGgcatttgattattttgttacGATCAGTGATGCTAATGTGAAATTGGGTATGTGGGCTTACAATGTTTTGATTGATGGATTGTGTCAACAAGGGTACGTGGGTGAAGCGATAGAAGTGTTAGATATAATGTGCAGAATAACTGGGTTGCCGCCTACTCTGCATATGCTCAAGACATTGTTTTATGGGCTTTGCAAGAGAGGGTGGTCCATCGAGGCAGAGTGGATTTTTGAAGAGATGGAGGCACAAGGTTTCTTTGTGGATAAGGTGATGTATACTTCGCTGATGAATGCTTATGGTAAGGataagaagatgaagatggCACTGAGGGTTTATTTTAGGATGCTGAAGAATGGTTATGACCCGGATATTTGTACTTGTAATACTTTGATTTATGGATTTTCAAAGATGGGTTTGTTTGATAAAGCGTGGGTGTTGTACAACCTGATGAATGACCTGGGGATTCAGCCTAATGAGGTCACTTATAGTAtaatgattcataattattGCAAGAAAGGGAAGTTGGATTGTGCTATGTCGCTTTTGAATAGCATGGCTCTCTGCAATTTGACTCCTTGTGTGCATTGTTATACGCCTATAATGGTCACTCTTTATAAGCTGAATAGGTGTTTGGAAGTTGATGAATGGTGTGAAAGAATGCTGGAAAGTGGAATTGTTCCGgaccatgttttgttttttgtactcATGAAGAATAAACCTAAGGGGCTTGGGTTTGAGCTTCAACTCTGTTTGTTGATGTTGCAGGCAATCGCCAAGAACGGGTGTGGGTTGGACTGTTCTTCACTCACAAATTCTGATAAGATAAATTCCACTCTGGCTTTGGAGCAAGAAATTGAGCTACTTCTGAGAGAAATTGCAAGAAGTGATTTGAATCTAGGTAATGTGGCTGGTGGTTTCTATGTTAGTGCCTTGTGTGAAGGTGGAAAGACAGAATCTGCATTGGATTGCTTGGAAAATATGGTAAATGCGGGATGTGTTCCTTTGCTTTTCACTTTCAACTCTCTGATCAAACGTCTATTCCAGGACGGGCTTTCTGAGGATGTCAAATCTCTGATTGAAATTATGCAAAACTGGGGCATATCTCCAAACTTGGAAACTTATCTGATAATGGTAAATGAATACTGTAGACAAGAGGATCTGGCATTGGCTTTTGGTATTTTGGAGCAGATGGAGGAAATGGGTCTGAAACCTAATGTAGCTATCTATGACTGCATTATTGCTTGTCTAAGCCAACAGAGGAGAATCTCTGAAGCCGAAACTCTTTTCTGCAGGATGCTTGAGAATGGTGTGGATCCTGATGAAGTTGCCTATATGACAATGATCAATGCTTATGCTAGGAATGGAAAAGGTGTTAAAGCCCTCCATTTGTTTGAGATGATGATAAAGAATGCCATTCAGCCAAGTTCTTATTCTTACACTGCACTGGTAGCGGGTTAG
- the LOC133698537 gene encoding pentatricopeptide repeat-containing protein At5g62370-like has translation MLAEGFVPNIVLYTFLINHFLKMGEFKYAFRLIDLMFRSQIEADLVLHIAWISGVCRNIFGTKKRWYMTNRMSTRARKLLFNLLHQKVSLPGEDVFSVSACFLGNKRLSIEAHAENKRTGFMPNLYLYNVTVSGFCGVNLIEDAYHQLRLMQEEGLLPNEVTFTILIGAHGRAGEIDRAIGLFNRMNADGCSTPDRCAYNTLLKSLCRSGRELDALSLVHTMSKRGFFPNRLAYEKSHHYFCAGHMSIPAFRIFEEMVACNLVPCLYRCNLLLYILCEEKKLHEAYRASDVMFERGFLPDESVMRFLVETSDKHPLLLVIHVLNKYEQPALSQ, from the coding sequence atgttGGCAGAGGGTTTTGTGCCAAATATTGTCTTGTATACCTTTCTTATCAATCATTTTCTGAAGATGGGAGAGTTTAAATATGCCTTCAGACTAATTGATTTGATGTTTAGAAGTCAGATCGAAGCTGACCTTGTCTTGCACATTGCTTGGATTAGTGGTGTTTGCAGAAATATCTTTGGCACCAAGAAAAGATGGTACATGACAAACAGAATGTCTACAAGGGCTAGAAAACTGCTATTTAATTTGCTCCATCAAAAAGTTTCCTTGCCTGGAGAAGATGTTTTTAGTGTTTCTGCTTGTTTTTTAGGGAATAAAAGACTTAGCATTGAAGCTCATGCGGAAAATAAAAGAACAGGGTTTATGCCCAACCTTTACCTCTATAATGTCACTGTCTCCGGATTTTGCGGGGTAAATTTGATAGAGGATGCTTACCATCAACTTAGACTGATGCAAGAAGAGGGTCTACTTCCAAATGAAGTGACTTTCACAATTCTCATTGGTGCACATGGCAGGGCTGGTGAAATTGATCGGGCTATTGGATTGTTTAATAGGATGAATGCAGATGGTTGCAGCACCCCTGACAGATGTGCATACAACACTTTACTGAAATCACTTTGCAGGTCTGGTAGAGAATTAGATGCTTTATCTCTTGTGCATACAATGAGCAAGAGGGGCTTCTTTCCAAACAGGCTGGCTTATGAAAAATCACACCATTATTTTTGTGCTGGTCACATGAGCATTCCTGCCTTCAGGATATTTGAAGAAATGGTTGCTTGCAATCTTGTGCCTTGTCTGTATAGATGTAACTTGCTGCTTTATATCTTATGTGAAGAAAAGAAACTCCACGAAGCTTATAGGGCGAGTGATGTGATGTTTGAGAGAGGATTTCTACCCGACGAGTCAGTAATGAGGTTTCTAGTTGAAACATCTGATAAACACCCCCTGCTTCTTGTGATCCATGTTCTGAACAAATATGAACAGCCCGCTCTTTCTCAGTAG